One genomic window of Metopolophium dirhodum isolate CAU chromosome 4, ASM1992520v1, whole genome shotgun sequence includes the following:
- the LOC132942881 gene encoding 14-3-3 protein gamma-like produces the protein MSNSLIKANTSMALGQYNSAIRYFKAYMDESPHIPLSKEVFNLLSEAYSNLSSDKRNCIRELEAYLESLQDSDLERIEAIASLLDETRNDLISICTEVVNIIDNHLLEKVKEIGVKVLIYNMKGNYYRYMWEANNSDATCKEATKAYNEALSICRWNFKPTDPYLLQITLNLTTHLNKTNNTDSAIVILKRVIQDTQEDDLQNYDFLKKSYVELFLKYLNECLVRFQIIQNQKIIELIENYLPQESLVDDVITRRQG, from the exons ATGAGTAATAGTTTGATAAAAGCAAATACTTCAATGGCCCTTGGTCAATACAACAGTGCTATAAGGTATTTCAAAGCATATATGGACGAATCGCCTCATATTCCATTAAGCAAAGAAGTATTTAACCTGTTATCTGAAGCGTACAGTAATTTATCAAGTGATAAGCGTAATTGCATACGTGAACTAGAAGCATACTTGGAATCACTCCAAGACAGCGATCTGGAACGCATCGAAGCAATCGCCTCGTTGTTGGATGAAACCAGGAACGATTTAATTTCCATCTGTACAGAAGTCGTCAACATTATAGACAACCATTTACTCGAAAAAGTGAAAGAAATTGGAGTAAAAGtgttgatttataatatgaaaggcAATTACTATCG GTACATGTGGGAAGCAAATAATAGCGACGCAACTTGCAAAGAAGCGACTAAAGCATATAATGAAGCTCTAAGTATATGTCGATGGAATTTCAAACCAACAGACCCTTACTTGTTACAAATTACGTTAAACTTGACGACACACCTGAACAAGACTAATAATACCGATAGcgctatagttattttaaaaagagTTATTCAAGACACGCAAGAGGATGATCTTCAAAATTATGACTTCTTAAAGAAGTCATATGTTgagttatttttgaaatacttaaATGAATGTTTAGTTCGATTTCAGATTATTcagaatcaaaaaataattgaactcATCGAGAATTATCTTCCTCAAGAGTCATTGGTTGACGATGTAATCACAAGACGACAAGGCTGA